The Deinococcus puniceus genome segment TCGTCAATATGAGCTTCACCACACCTGTGCCGGGGAAGTTTTTCCTAGAGGCCATGGAATATGCAGCCGAGCAAGGCGTTAAGTTCGTAGTCGCCCATGGAAATTCTGATCCACTCAGGAAAGGCAATCTAGATTGCAGAGAACTACAGCCTCTAGATAGGTGTAACCATTTTCCAGCAGATTGGGCCTCTCTAGATTCCAAAAACTTTGGTAAAAACATAATCAGTGTAGGAGCTTTACAACCAAACTTGCACGGTTGGGACAAGGCCGGATTTGGTCGGCTGATGTTGCCCGAAGGAGTGCTCAACACCCTGCCTACCGTAAGTGCGCCCGGCGTCTTTTATTTTCCTTCTGCGCCAGCCCAATTGGCGTTGGGTGATCAGCGCTTGGCCTTTTGGGGAACTTCATTTGCCAGCCCATTGGTGACTGGTTTGCTGGCCGAGTGGATGCACTCCGGTGAGACGACTGTTCCTTCCATGTGGCAGGATAATGTTTCGCTTATAAAATAGCCTTGTGCTACAGAAAAAACCGCCCCAACTTGGAAGGGGCGGTCTTTCTTCTAGGGCACATTTACACGCTGATCTCTGCAAACCTCGCGTTTTCCCGAATGAATTCCTTACGCGGCGCGACGTCCGTGCCCATCAGGGAATCGAACACTTCGTTCGCCACGATCAGGTCTTCGATGTTCACGCGCTTCAGCACGCGCAGTTCGGGGTTCATGGTGGTTTCCCAGAGCTGGTCGGCGTTCATTTCGCCCAGTCCCTTAAAGCGCTGAATCTCGTACTTCTTGCCTTCCTTGTTGGCGCGGGCCACATGCTGCTTCAAGGTTTCTTCGTCGTACAGGTAGGTGCCTTTTTTCTCGCGGCCAATGGTCACGCGGTACAGCGGCGGCTGAGCAATGTACAAGTGGCCCTGTTCCACCACCGGGCGCATATAGCGGAAGAAGAAGGTCAGCAGCAGCGTGGTGATGTGCCCGCCGTCCATGTCGGCGTCGGTCATGATCACGACTTTGTGGTAGCGCAGGTTGGTCAGGTCGAAGTGCATCCGGTCACCCGTGCCCTCCACACCCGCCCCGATGGCCCCGATCAGCGCCCGGATTTCGGCGTTTTTCAGAATCTTGTTCAGTTCCGACTTCTCCACGTTCAGGATTTTGCCGCGCAGGGGCAAGATGGCCTGAAAGCGGCGCTCGCGGCCACCCTTGGCGCTGCCGCCTGCCGAGTTGCCTTCCACGATGAACAGTTCGGATTCGGCGGGGTCTTGCGAGGAGCAGTCGGCCAGTTTGCCGGGCAGGTCATCGTTTTCCAGCGGGTTGCTGCGGCGCACGATGTCGCGGGCTTTGCGGGCCGCTTCGCGTGCGCGTGCAGCTTCGGCGGCCTTCTCCACAATCGTCTTGCCGATCTTGGGGTTCTCTTCCAAAAACTCCGCGAATTTCTCGCCCACGATGGCGTTCACGGCGGTCTGCGCTTCACTGTTCAGCAGCTTCACCTTGGCCTGAGACTCGAACTGAGGCTCGCCCAATTTCACGCTGACTACGCAATAAATCCCTTCCAGCAGGTCGTCGCCCGTAGGAATGGGGTTGCCGTTCTTGATCAGGTTCTTGTCGCGGGCATACTTGTTCAGAATACGCGTGTAAGCCGTCTTCAATCCGGTCAGGGGCGTGCCGCCGTCGCGGGTGCGGATCATGTTGGCGTAGGTCAGGATGTTGTCGGAGTTGTAGGTATTGGCATGAATAAACGCCACTTCCACTTCCACTTCGCTGTGCGTGCCGCGCATCACGATGGGCTGGTCGTACAGCAGCTTGGAGTCGTCGGTCACGAGGGCGCGGGCAAAGTTGGCGATGCCGCCCTGCTCGTAAAACGTTTCTTCCTTCACGTCGCCCGCGTGCAGTTCGGTGCGCTCGTCGCGGATCACGATTTTCAGGCCCGTCAGGTAGGCCAACTCGCGCAGGCGGCGGCGAATGCGGTCATAGTCGAACAGGTTGGCAAACTCACTAAACACGGCGGCGTCGGGTTGAAAGCTGACCTGCGTGGCCCACTTCACGTCGGCGGGGGTGTCGCCCAGCACTTCCAGCGGGGTTACCACGTCGCCGCGTTCAAAGCGGATGTGGTGCAGTTTGCCGTGCTTGTTCACGGTCACGTCAAGGTAGCTGCTGAGCGCGTTCACCACGCTGCTGCCTACGCCGTGCAAGCCCCCCGATACCTTATACGCGCCCTGTCCGAACTTGCCGCCCGCGTGCAATTCCGTAAAGATCACTTCGATGGCAGAGCGGCCCTCACTTTTCATGATGTCCACAGGAATACCGCGTCCGTTGTCGGTCACGGTGGCGCTGCCATCGGCGTGCATGATCACATGGACTTCGTTGGCAAAGCCCGCCAAACCTTCGTCGATGGCGTTGTCGATGATCTCGGTGAGCAGTTGGTGGTAGCCGTCGATGCCCGTGCCGCCCTGCACGTACATGCCGGGGCGTTTGCGAACGGCTTCTAGGCCCTTAAGAACAGAAATATCGGCGGCGGTATAGCTTCCGCTGGGGCCGCCCGCTACGGTACTTTCCGAGAGGCTGCTTTCACTCTGTACGTTGTCAGTGTCGCTGTCTAGCACGGCGTCCTTGGGTTTGGGGTCAGTTTTCGTCATGTTCCTCCTGATCCGCCCACGCGGGGCGTCTCGCTGGTTCTGGCCCAGATGTGATGAAAGCAGGGCGGGCCAGAGGTGGAAAGGGGATAAGCCAGTGGGTGAGGTGGCACGCACTGCGCCTCCATCAGTCTGTCCAGTATACTCCCTTTACTGAAATGGGTCAAATAAATTATGTTATAAGCGTAATATGTGGGCCGTCTTCTTGACCCGCAATGGGGGTATAAAATCCGTCCCAGCGCCCGTCCGTTTGCTTGCAGCTTTTGGGCTGGGGCTGGGGCTGGGGCGCGGGGTTGCACGCCGGGCCTCTGTACGGGTCAGAATGGGCACGCGATGCGCCGCGTTTCCCCTCTCCTCCTTGCCCTGACTGGTTCCCTGCCTCTGGCCGCCCCCACAGCGCCGCCCCGGCCTGCCCCGGCTCCCGTCTGCGTGCTTCCTGCTGGGCCGCTGCCCACCCAGACGCGGGCCGTGTTTCTGCTGGATACCAGCGGCAGCATGCGCGGCATCGGCGACGGGCAGGCCAATATTTTCGAGCGGGTGAAGGTCAGTCTCAACAACTATGTGCGGGCCGAGCAACCAGACCGGGTCGACCTCGTCACTTTCGATAGCGGCGTGAGAACCCAGCGCAGCTACGACTTGCCGGGAGCGGCTGGGCGCTTTAACGGCGATCTCGGCGCACTGCGGGCCGATGGACGCAATACCTACCTGTATCAGAGTTTGCAAGCGGCCCTGAAACCGCTGGCGGGTGCCGAGCGCTACCTGACCCGCGTGTTCGTGCTGACCGACGGCATAGACAATGACACCAGCCGCACGGCCACAGCCCAGAGTGCGCTGGCGGCCTTCACCGGACGGGGCGCACTGGACAGCCTGCATTACGTGGCGCTGGGGGCCACCGTGCCTGCCGACGCCGCCCGCGCCTTGGCGGCCAGTGGCTACGCCGACAGTCAGACGGTGCCTGTGGGTGAGGTGCCAGACCTGACGCTGGTGGCGGCGGGCGACGGCCTGAGAACCGTGACCGACGCGGGCAAGGTGGCCGCTCCTTACCCCGATGGAACGCCGCTGGCGCTGGCTTCCGGCGTTGGTGGGGTGGGATTGGCCCAGCCGACAGCGCAGGGCGGGCAGGTGCGCCTGAGTGTGCCGCCGCGCCTGCCACACGGCACGGCGGCCCTGCTGTGTGCGCCTTCCACCCGTGCCGAAGCTCCGGCCCGCCGCGTGCTGCTGCGCCTGAATATCGGCACCGATCCGGCCCTCAGTTGGCTTAATCCTGCCGCAGACCGCCTCCTCAAAGCAGGCGAGACCGTGAACCTGCGCTACCGGGCAGCGGCTGACCTGAATCTGGACGGTGCAAGGGTGGGCGGGCTGAATGGAACCGGGCTGGAAGGCGTGCTGGAGGGGCAACCCGGCAGCCGGGAATTCACGGTGCGGCTCACCAACGAGGCTTTAGAACCGGGCCGAATCCTGACCCCTACCTTGGCACTGGCAAACGGGCGGCGGCTGGCTCTGCCCACCGTGACTGGGGATGAGGGCGGGCGCGTAATTCCGGTGCTGATCATCAATAATTCAGTTAATCCCACGCCCCCCGTGCCTGTGGCTGAACCGGAGAACCCCGGCGGCCTTGCCCGAATTGCCGCTTGGCTTCTTGGGGGCGCGGCGCTCTTGGGCCTATTGTTCTTCCTCTGGCGCAGAAGGCAGGCTCGCCGCGTGGCTCCCGCTGCTCCCGTCTCTGCCCCGCCGCCCGCTGTAGAAGGGCTGGAATACCGCGAAGACCGCACGCTGGCCCTCGTGACCGCCAACGGCGACGTGAGCAGCGTCAACATGCCTCTGGGGGGCGCGTTCGATCTGGGTCAGCTTGCCAGTGTGCCGCACCTGAGTGGGTTGCGGGCCGAGCAGCACCGCGACGGCCTCAGCATCATTACTGTGCCTGCCGATCTGGAAGTCAGTCAGGGCGCACGCCTGCTGCAATCGGGCGACGTGGTGCGCCCCGGCACGCTGCTGGGGGTGGCCGTCGCGCGGCTCTCGCGTGCGCCTCACCCGCCGCTGGGGTCATTGGTGGGCTTGGGCCTGCCGCTGCGCCTGCTGGCCGATGGCGTGACCCTGCACGTCACCGGGCCATACGGCGATCACGCCTTTACGCTGGGGGCAGGCATCACCGATTTGGGCGCGGCGTTTCAGGCTCCGGCCCTCGCGGGGGTGCGCGTCAGCTCCAGCGGCCCGCGTGTGCTGCTGGCCGACGTGCCCAGCCACCTGATCCTCAGCCGATTTGGGGAACCCGCGCCCCTGCGCCCCGGCACGTACCTGCCGCCCGCCTCGGAACTGACTTTTTTGAACGACTGAATGGAGGGATGGTAGGGGGGGTGCGTTGTTTCCCCCACGTCCCGCCCCCAGCACGTTAGGCTAGCCCTATGGAGTTGCTGCAAGCCGTTCACGGGTATCAGTTTTTTGGGGCGTGGGCCAAGCTGACGCCGACGCCCTACGCGATGGTGACGCTGGTGCTGTTCATCTGGAGCATCGCCCCGGCGCTCAAAGGCGTGGTGCGTTCCGGCTTTACCTTCTGGCTGCGCATCACGTGGTTTTTTACGCTATTGCCAGCCGTTACAGGCATCATATTGGCCCTGAGTGGGCGGGCCGTGCCCAGCGCCACCGCTGCGGCGGGCGGCCTCAC includes the following:
- a CDS encoding vWA domain-containing protein produces the protein MRRVSPLLLALTGSLPLAAPTAPPRPAPAPVCVLPAGPLPTQTRAVFLLDTSGSMRGIGDGQANIFERVKVSLNNYVRAEQPDRVDLVTFDSGVRTQRSYDLPGAAGRFNGDLGALRADGRNTYLYQSLQAALKPLAGAERYLTRVFVLTDGIDNDTSRTATAQSALAAFTGRGALDSLHYVALGATVPADAARALAASGYADSQTVPVGEVPDLTLVAAGDGLRTVTDAGKVAAPYPDGTPLALASGVGGVGLAQPTAQGGQVRLSVPPRLPHGTAALLCAPSTRAEAPARRVLLRLNIGTDPALSWLNPAADRLLKAGETVNLRYRAAADLNLDGARVGGLNGTGLEGVLEGQPGSREFTVRLTNEALEPGRILTPTLALANGRRLALPTVTGDEGGRVIPVLIINNSVNPTPPVPVAEPENPGGLARIAAWLLGGAALLGLLFFLWRRRQARRVAPAAPVSAPPPAVEGLEYREDRTLALVTANGDVSSVNMPLGGAFDLGQLASVPHLSGLRAEQHRDGLSIITVPADLEVSQGARLLQSGDVVRPGTLLGVAVARLSRAPHPPLGSLVGLGLPLRLLADGVTLHVTGPYGDHAFTLGAGITDLGAAFQAPALAGVRVSSSGPRVLLADVPSHLILSRFGEPAPLRPGTYLPPASELTFLND
- a CDS encoding DNA topoisomerase subunit B; amino-acid sequence: MTKTDPKPKDAVLDSDTDNVQSESSLSESTVAGGPSGSYTAADISVLKGLEAVRKRPGMYVQGGTGIDGYHQLLTEIIDNAIDEGLAGFANEVHVIMHADGSATVTDNGRGIPVDIMKSEGRSAIEVIFTELHAGGKFGQGAYKVSGGLHGVGSSVVNALSSYLDVTVNKHGKLHHIRFERGDVVTPLEVLGDTPADVKWATQVSFQPDAAVFSEFANLFDYDRIRRRLRELAYLTGLKIVIRDERTELHAGDVKEETFYEQGGIANFARALVTDDSKLLYDQPIVMRGTHSEVEVEVAFIHANTYNSDNILTYANMIRTRDGGTPLTGLKTAYTRILNKYARDKNLIKNGNPIPTGDDLLEGIYCVVSVKLGEPQFESQAKVKLLNSEAQTAVNAIVGEKFAEFLEENPKIGKTIVEKAAEAARAREAARKARDIVRRSNPLENDDLPGKLADCSSQDPAESELFIVEGNSAGGSAKGGRERRFQAILPLRGKILNVEKSELNKILKNAEIRALIGAIGAGVEGTGDRMHFDLTNLRYHKVVIMTDADMDGGHITTLLLTFFFRYMRPVVEQGHLYIAQPPLYRVTIGREKKGTYLYDEETLKQHVARANKEGKKYEIQRFKGLGEMNADQLWETTMNPELRVLKRVNIEDLIVANEVFDSLMGTDVAPRKEFIRENARFAEISV